aAGAGACAACCAAACCAAGTAATAGGTGaaaatttatcctggttcgaactGATCAATGATTAGTTTTACATTCGGCCTTCAATTTGAGAGCAAATTCCACTAGAAACCAGAGAAACAGATTACAAGAAACCCTCAACTCTCTATCACACAAGTTCACTGCCTCACACGAGATTACAAAGACAAACTTTCTCTCTAAGCTTTTTCTCCCTCTCGACAGTCTCACTTGTATTCAGAGACACAATGAATGATAGATTTGTTATATCCGACTGCCTAGCCCtcacctcctatttataaaccttAGGGACATTAATTGCAAAGCCTATCATTTAGCCTATACAAAGACTACAATATCTTTTATAATATAACACCTAAGTTATCTCTAACTTAGAAAAAATCTAGTCGTACTTATTCTTCTAACAGGTTCTACTCTTCATCTTCTAGACAGAAATCTCGATGCAAAAAACCCAACATTATGTATTGATAATTTCATTGACATTGCTGTGATTTTCCTTGAATTCAAACTTAGATAATCCAATCCAAAGTATGGTAGAGATATGACTTCCCTACCCAATTTAAACCAAAGTGAGCTTaggattttttatatttctattgtTCTCTATAAATAGCCTCTCAAATTTGATAATTCAGCGTGCAATTTAGAGTGTTAAAAGTTTAGTGAGATTCTTAGATTGGGTGTATTAAGATTCTAGGGGTTAAGAGTGAGATACTTTCTCTTTTATAACAAATTATTTACTTAAGAGAAATTTTGTTCCTTTTCTGTTGGTGTATGTAAGCAGATTACTGCGCTATGTTAAATTTGTTctaattgtttaatttatttttagatttttgttctttttgctgAGATTATATTTGAGTATGTTAATCAAACCCGCTAGACATGTGAATGGCCATTCATTGTGTGCCATATTTATTTCCACAAAGTTATTATCAGTAGCCAAGAAAGAGTGAAGGACAAAAGCCAAAGGCTCAAATCTTCATGGACTTGTCCTCAATTTCTGACCTAAGAATCCACGGGAAAGGTTTGGAAACCACTGATTCAACAAGGATATTGCAATGACACGTGGCTGCAACCCATTCCTTAGAACAATTGTTGTGATAAGATAATGAATCAGTGGCCCCATCACAACCTTACCTTTCATTACTTGAATCCCTGCCATATACTCGATCAACAAATACTATAGCCGACATAGAGAAAACCCATCAAGGGAAGGAGAAACAGTTGAGAGGATTTCAGTAGTGAGTGCAGAAATGGCCTCAGTCACCATGGCAGCCTCATTCATCGCCGGAGCCGCCCTCTCCGGTGGGACCCCGGCAGCAGCTCAGAGACGGCTTGTGATCACAAACAATGCCAAGGCCACCGGCAGCGGCGGAGAGAAAATGAAGGTGAGTCAGGAGAGCAAGAGTGAGGCCAACAGTGGGAGGAGGGACTTGGTGTTTGCGGCTGCCGCAGCCGCCGTCTGCTCTGTTGCCGGCGTGGCCATGGCCGGAGAACCAAAACCCGGAACCCCGGAAGCTAGGAAAATCTATGCTCCGATTTGTGTCACCATGCCCACAGCGAAGATCTGTCACAAGTGAGGATCCAGTGATTGAACAAATGGGGATTTGGAGAGACACTGTTGTTGGTGTTTCTCCCCAATTTGTACTGTAATTTAGCACCATCTTCTCATCTTAAACCTTCTCCTTCCCTTCTCTTCTAATGTCGAATTTGTTATGGCATTGTTTTTATTGGCTGAAACAATGATGATCTACTTTCTTAACTTCTCTTGCTAGCTATAAAATAGCTAGAATCTCACTCCTAGCATCCATATATCCATTGggtaatatatttgatttgccATCCTCGTTAAGAAATAGGTATTCATTGAATGCCtgtacatttaatttaaatttaaaatttaaaatttaaaaaataatttattgatttatcATCCCAAATTCTCTATTGAAACTTGGGATTAGCATCGACTGagtgttaatttttttgtttggctATGCTAAATCTTAGATCCGACTTAATAGATAAGAATAGATGTGTGTTCAAGTAATATTCAACCACCAGATTTTAGGTAGATTATTTGGGTCTAGCCTTATATGCATATTAGCCGTTTTCCATAGCTTTTCATCTCTTCCAAATTATTCTTTCTTTCCGTTGTCATAAGAACATTCTTTGATTTAACAATCCACAGAAGCTCTGAAATCACAACAGCCACATCAATGGACAACCAAAAATTACAGAAAACCGACTAGAGATAACCAAAGGTGCAAACAATATTGTTAAGAGGCCTCTAGGAAGAAATGCCAGTCCAGTGTAACTAGAATTCAACTAAGACTCCAGAAATTTAGTTGGGGTACCCGATTCAGAAAAAACAGAGGCAACAGGCAGCAGGCAGCCTTTCTCTTGCGATTGCTAAAACACCTGTATATTACTTGGAACACAAAAAGGGACCCAATAGTTGGGGCCTAGGTTTcatggaaacaaaaaaaaaaaagaaaaaaagaaaaagataaaatacaaaataaaaatagagaatcattttttaaaaaaataaaaagcaaaagTGTGAAAAAATggatcaataaaaataataaagggttttttttataaatatattttttaatataatttttttaaaaatatttattcaatctaaaaataaatataaattctataatgcatttaaataaattttaaaaataaattaaaaattaaaaataaaaaataaaaaataaaaaaaaaaagtatctcTATCTACGGAtgaaaacgcattttcaaattataaaacgtgaaaagtttataaaattacaaaagtcactcataaaaattttagaaacacCGAAACAATGCCCTTAAAATGTTTTCATGTAGGGTTTCGTGAAAACAGGTATAATAAACTCaatacagataaaaaaaaaacaaaagatctaATCAATTATGGAAACAGAGAAGAATGGATTGCCCAAAACAACCCCTAATTGCAGACAAATTATGTTCCTTAAAAAAACTCAATAAAGTAGCCAACAAGTAGGTCATCCCCAATTTCTGTACAAGAATCTGAAGAGAATCATGACAAATCCTTGAACTGATCAACCATCACTTTCTAGCATATCCACTTCCTTTTCTCAGTGATTCACATGAATTGATCAAGCTGTTTCAGCAATTTTGGCCTTCAACTGCTTGGAGAAAGCTTCATATGCACTGAATGATTTAGCATGGTCACTCCAAGAATGACCCAAGTGTGTGC
The Diospyros lotus cultivar Yz01 chromosome 12, ASM1463336v1, whole genome shotgun sequence DNA segment above includes these coding regions:
- the LOC127813952 gene encoding photosystem II 5 kDa protein, chloroplastic-like, whose translation is MASVTMAASFIAGAALSGGTPAAAQRRLVITNNAKATGSGGEKMKVSQESKSEANSGRRDLVFAAAAAAVCSVAGVAMAGEPKPGTPEARKIYAPICVTMPTAKICHK